From the genome of Tachypleus tridentatus isolate NWPU-2018 chromosome 6, ASM421037v1, whole genome shotgun sequence:
ATCCCTTGACAAAATGTCCATTCCACGTGCACTGTTACAGGTGTGACAGCGTTGAAACTGGGACCACGCTAAGCAATCAGCTCAAGGCTTTGACAGACAGGCCGGAAAATCAAAAGAAACTTAGGGAGATTGAAACACGTTTGGAAGGCCTTCTTCCTTATAGAACACTGAGCTCAGATGGGCGAAGTATCATGACAGAAGGATCAGACCCAACTGATGACTCCCTCTACTCAGATCGAGACATCCCGGGTAAAAGCAAAGAGAATATTAATAGTTTGTACGACTCACTTGCAGCTGAACTGCGCGAAAAATTAAACAACCATAATTCCTGTCCCATTTTACTCCCTCCTAAGGATTACGACCCGATATCTAGGAGGCAAGGCAATCTGCGAGGCATTGAGAAAAGGCGAAGCACTAATTTTCATATAATTGGAGTGAATCAGAGATTGACGTCTTTTTCAACTACGCAGAATGAAACAAGAGATTCAGGCTCCAGTGGAAACTCGAGTGGGATTGGATCAGATGACGCTCTCAGTTCTGTCATTCAGGAAGTAACATCTCATTTAGAGTACGAGAGAAAAAGAACTGATCTAGCCATGAGCTCAGATGTTGAAGATTGGCAGGATTCTCTAGCACAAGGAAAAGATCTGATTCTGCCACAGTGGAAAAAGGGTGTACCACCAGTTCATCATAAGTATAGAAAAAGTTCACCAACCCTTGTTCCAAAAGAACCTCAACCCATTTTACCAAACCATTTAGAAAAGAATGCCGTTTCTGGGTCTTCCCAGGACGACTGGTGCAGTAGATGTGAGAAATATACAGACTCTCAGGACGCATTTAATTCGGACAGGGTTGGATGCTCTTCCAAAATAGAAGCTTTAACTAATAGTACAGACAATACCAGACCTTTCTCTTACCACATCCTAAAACAAGAAGACATTTCTTCAAGGTTAAAGAAATCTGATTTAGATTCACATGTTGTTTACAAACAGAAAAGTCCAGATCCACCTTCTTCAGGGCGGATGAATTTCAGACCAGTGTCTTTTCCAAGTACAAACACAGTTACTGGAAACAGATCTCTCTCTACTTCCTTTAACAGTTACACGTCTCATCCAGATTACTCCAGAAAGTTACGACCTGTAGAACGTCAGCGTTCTAACCCTGTTTCTGGAGGTTTAAACCAAAACAATGAATTTTTGCCTGGAAGATACTTTTCTCTGCGACCTCGAACTGAGACTCACCACTCCCCTTTTTATGACGAGCGTAGCCAACAGCTGTCTCCGGTTTGTCACGTTAACCAAACATATCGCCGTGATGATAATCTTCACACAGACAAACATCCATTTGTCTCGCTTGGAAAGCCCAGAAGTGCTAAAACCCCAGGAGACATAGTGTCTAAGTGCCCAGTAGAACGACACACGGAAAATTTACGACAGCTACAATATTCACCTGAGGAAAGGCATAAATCCGGTTATTTTGAACTTCCGATAAACCCTCGGGAATACCGACATAGCATTGCAGAGCCTTTAAACCGCAGGCTACCACTGAACTTACGTTAATAAAGATGTGTACCCCATGTGTGTCACGATTGTCACAAAATGTACGGGTTGTAGTACATTTACAATCTCAAGACAATCATTGTTGAGATGCGTAAAGACATGTTTTCACTTTTGCCACACAGAGGTTTTGTCCTCAACTTAGAAGTGAgtttttttatagttgttttttcttgctgttaaatagaaagctacacaatgagctatctatgtagttcccaccacaggtattgaagcCCGGTTTTCAGCGTTTTCAGTCTTgagacttgccgctgtgccactatggGCACAGAAGTGAGAGAGAGAAGCAGTGTGATGACTCTTAGGTGtttctttcattatatatatttctaagacttatatttttgaacatttaaaattaatgctCAAATATAATGTAGTACAGTCAAAACAGTTTTGTGTATACGTTTTGTAGTCTAGAATCTTAcgagtttttacattttagtctattctgtatatatgtacacaatgtttgagtattttaatctattttgtatatatgtccgaatactgtacaaaattattttatattaaatcacCTTAATTAAATTTTTAGTGATCTTATTGAATTAAAtctaattcgtgatgacgagagaCCCACTAGAAGTAAAACtgcattctcaagacggctggtatgggtattagcactttaattaaaataaattatagaataatgttttgaccttcttaggttatcttcaggataacaaaaagagtttgcaacatTATATGAAAAGGAATGGGCATCGGCAGAAAAATGTTTCCAGGAAGGAGAGCATAGTAGAGTGAAAttgtgaaatgaataaaaaatgtacttaCATATACCAAATAAACAATGAGAGACTTACGTTTCTCAAATTCCGCGAGGGGCAAGTGCTCCGTCATGCTTATGTGAAAAGGActaatcacaaaaataaaatacctttaaGCAATGAAGTTAATTAAAGTAAACGGCGAAAGGCTTAACTGTAAACAGGGGGAAACTGAACTGTCATAAATGATGATTCGGTAGCAAAAATTTGATCATGTACCATTGCAACCAGCTTGATACATATGTACCACGTTGTCCACATTGTCAAAAGAATAACTTTTTAACGTATCTTGGTACAACACATACGTACCACATTGTCCCCCTTTTCAGAACAACGATTTGTAATGTACCTTGGAAAATAGGTATACATACACCAAGTTgttcatattttcaaaataatgataTGATGTTGTATCCTGACAACCAGGTGTGATATATATACGTGCCATTAATTTGATATCGTACCAATAGCAACCAGATTTACAAATACCACGTTTTCTAGATATGTGACTTTTTTAGTGTtcgatgttatacataatataacacGACATTACATTTGTATTAACTGAAAATACCATGATACCAACGTTTAACTAGTGAAAAATATGCTTCAACTGGTCTTTATTTGAGaaactatataaaacacactaacttatcttaaaacgttaaaatgcaaactaaatattttagacaagagtgttggaaaataaataaataagtaaattaccttgtaattaatatatttctctaagaagtttttgataaaattcgatttttctgttttaaattttgtgcaaagctacacaagggctatctgcgctagccgtccctaattttgtagtgcaagactagagagaaggcagctatttattACCACCtactgttaactcttgggctactcttttaccaatgaatagtggaattgaccacgacattataacgcctttagactgaaaaggcgaatatgtttggtgcgacagggattcgaatccgcgaccttcagattacgagccgagcgctctaaccacctggtcatgccgcaCAACATTCGATTTAAAATTGgattaaaacacatgaaaactgtgtattttaCTGACAGTTCAGAATCATGTTgtatatacacaaaaaaatcataattttacatAAACTTTACTGACAACATCTTTAGTCGGAGTAGGTAAAAAGGTTCtggaaaaattcaaacaaaataaaaaaacaacgcAAGTGAACTATTGATCTACACGATAGTacattagaatattattatgattaGGTTAATTTAAGTAGCAGTTCCAGCTGACCACTAACTTGGATATTTGCATTAGACATCATTTAATTGATGGTATTTGTTAGCGGTGAAGAGTTTTTGATCACTgaagtttgataattttatattcaCTTAGCGATTTATGTAGAAAATACCGAAATGTTAACATCcacaatgtttacatctagtaaGACATGTTTTCACGTCGATATCTTGTACATTCTATAAAAGTTCTATCGCTAATGGTACTGCAGAGTAAGTTGTTACTGATGTTAAACGTGTTATAAATGGTAGAGATTGTCAGTTATAATGGTACTGCAGAGTAAGTTGTTActgatgttaaacattttataaatggtaGAGGTTGTCAGTTATAATGGTACTGCAGAGTAAGTTGTTACTGATGTTAAACATGTTATAAATGGAGAGGTTGTCAGTTATCTTGGTACTGCAGAGTATGTTGTTActgatgttaaacattttataaatggtaGAGGTTGTCAGTTATCTTGGTACTGAAGAATAAGTTGTTACTGATGTTAAACATGTTATAAATGGTAGAGGTTGTCAGTTATAATGGTACTGCAGAGTAAGTTGTTActgatgttaaacattttataaatggtaGAGGTTGTCAGTTATAATGGTACTGCAGAGTAAGTTGTTActgatgttaaacattttataaatggtaGAGGTTGTCAGTTATCTTGGTACTGCAGAGTATGTTGTTACTGAtggtaaacattttataaatggtaGAGGTTGTCAGTTATCTTGGTACTGCAGAGTATGTTGTTActgatgttaaacattttataaatggtaGAGGTTGTCAGTTATCTTGGTACTGCAGAGTAAGTTGTTACTGATGTTAAACATGTTATAAATGGTAGAGGTTGTCAGTTATAATGGTACTGCAGAGTAAGTTGTTACTGATGTTAAACATGTTATAAATGGTAGAGGTTGTCAGTTATAATAATACTGCAGAGTAAGTTGTTACTGATGTTAAACATGTTATAAATGGTAGAGGTTGTCAGTTATAATAATACTGCAGAGTAAGTTGTTACTGATGTTAAACATGTTATAGATGGTAGAGGTTGTCAGTTTAAGTGTTCTCTAAATTGTTTCCTGCTACTTCGTGAGATCGTTCTGGGATTActccataaaataatattacagagACTGTACACAACTGACGAAACAGtgcattataatctttataagtagaaaaatTTCTCCGATCGAAAGTTAATGTTAATAAGCTGCGATGGGTGTTGAATACTTTCCAAATTGTATccaatagaaaatattttctaatttatgtcGTGCACTACTAATTGTAACTATCTAGTATCTGTTAACAATTTTTGAAGCGGTATTCGCTGGTGACTCCTGACATCCACTGGTGTTGagtattttttatatagtgtttggTAGAAAAGGTTGTCACCAGTACTTGTTGACAATTTTCAACATGCCTGTTTCACAGTACATATTTCAGGTTTAGCTGCTTGTTTATATGACACTTTGTGTTTGTATGACGTGATAAGTGACTACTAAAACAGACACGACTGATGACTTGTACAACAGTAAGACTCAGTTAATGTCTTCTAAAAGAACTTGACCGATGATTTATACAAAATACGACTTTATAAATGTTCTATAATCAAAATATGTCTGACCTTAGTACCATCTACTATGTGAGGATAAAAGATAGCAAAAACTTTCCTTTCATAAAGGCACAGTTACGAAAAACAGGTTGTTATCAAGGTTAAAACCTGCCAGGCTTGTGGAATGTTGAGGATGAGAAAATCAACACccccctcccccagtggcacagcggaatgtctgcgcaCCTAAGAGAAGACTTACACCATagatagccgattgtgtagctttgtgctgaattgcaaacaaacaagttacacaccataataaaaaacacaaggttCTTAGTGAACCCATCAATTACATCACTACTCACTGAAATCGAACCCACAATGACATATGTGGTAAAGGTTGTTATAATggtattataacaatgtttatgtattattaaaatatccgTCGAAATGTTAAAAATCAACAACCAAAATAGTAATTAAAGACAAACTAAAGCGTGACAACGTGAGATACACAGTTGTCTCTAAATATGGGGATTACACACCTATATGGAACATTCAAACAGTGTTCGATACACAGAGTCAGTGACCGAGTAATTCTGTGCCCGAAGCCTAACGTGGCTCACATATAGAAAGTAACTTAAATCACCAAGATCAGACTGCACgcatttaggaaaaaaaaaagcgttTTCTCTGAAACCTTGTCGCAAACTTCATTTAAACATTCATTCTTAATGttgcttttaaatatataaagcgATAATGTTTCAGCTGGACTAGAAAAACAAtggttaaaaaatgtatttataattttaccagTTCCGTGCTCCGGTATTTTATACAGATACAAATCTTCAGCAATATTCCCTGTTATTTTCTTCATCTTACGTTATCTTATTTAATTATTCCACAACAATCTTCGAATAGCAGCTAATTAACCTCATTGTTTCCAAAACATGAAAGCCTAACTACTGAGATTGAGGACATTATTTCTGGAAGGTATGGTTTTCGTTTCTTGTAACAATCCGCACAAACCTTCACCCCTTTTTTTTGGCAAGGGGCTGATTTTTAAAACACGCTTCCGATAATGTTTTCTCGTATCCTTATACatttgttcaaatattttaattttatctaaatCCTCAatgtattaactttttttttgacaACAAAACGTTTACAATTTAAACCTTGGCCGGCTTACCATACAAGGTTATGAGACACTCAGTTGCATTAGCGAAGACGTATTTTATTATCAGACACTTAGCTACATTAGAGGATATATACCCTAAAATCAGACACTTAAATACATTAGTGGAGATGTACTCTAAAATCGTACTTTTTTGATCAATTAGCGGATGTGTATTCTGTTAGATACGCTCTAAAATCAGACAGGTACATTGGCGGAAATATATCCCAACATGGTCATTATTAGGAATCAAACAAATATGCATAATCCTAACTTTAAGTTGGATATAAAGATTATCGTATTCATAGAAGAGTTGTAcgttaatatataatgtttgtaaaactgttgtatataagccactacttgtaataactgttattataaactgtactgttgtttgtatattaaagaaaatgtaagaaagaaaactgtggtaatgaatcttgttgacaaatatcataaatttgatacatattgacattcattcaaattctaaattaaaattaaaatttccgtcTACTTGAAAtggtaatacgttaacatacttgacataataaatatgtaacaggtgtaaaacagagaaacaaaatatgaaaatatcagACAGACG
Proteins encoded in this window:
- the LOC143253323 gene encoding uncharacterized protein LOC143253323; translated protein: MAFHGGERREIKKSYYVWFLGAKESKGLRGDQHIRSILKELLEEEKQFEPAKVTLQVSSKGLKITENVPRQNSREKTEQNRHFIPHDAITYVTQESKPNDDIVCAILLVYNPLTKCPFHVHCYRCDSVETGTTLSNQLKALTDRPENQKKLREIETRLEGLLPYRTLSSDGRSIMTEGSDPTDDSLYSDRDIPGKSKENINSLYDSLAAELREKLNNHNSCPILLPPKDYDPISRRQGNLRGIEKRRSTNFHIIGVNQRLTSFSTTQNETRDSGSSGNSSGIGSDDALSSVIQEVTSHLEYERKRTDLAMSSDVEDWQDSLAQGKDLILPQWKKGVPPVHHKYRKSSPTLVPKEPQPILPNHLEKNAVSGSSQDDWCSRCEKYTDSQDAFNSDRVGCSSKIEALTNSTDNTRPFSYHILKQEDISSRLKKSDLDSHVVYKQKSPDPPSSGRMNFRPVSFPSTNTVTGNRSLSTSFNSYTSHPDYSRKLRPVERQRSNPVSGGLNQNNEFLPGRYFSLRPRTETHHSPFYDERSQQLSPVCHVNQTYRRDDNLHTDKHPFVSLGKPRSAKTPGDIVSKCPVERHTENLRQLQYSPEERHKSGYFELPINPREYRHSIAEPLNRRLPLNLR